Proteins encoded within one genomic window of Salipaludibacillus agaradhaerens:
- a CDS encoding sensor histidine kinase, producing MTLFIKDHLSFILLYLITFICLPFIIDQLDGFENHYGYFSFLAITLLISLLVIRYLRRKKMYIQLKKENVDQASFLVYRPHAPIEKAYANQLQAFSSLLLKEQDAYQDFLQEQQLLISHAVHQMKTPISVMQLLVQSNQINDVKSLGEWQKVKAECDKINFSLNQLLSYSRSTQLLSDLKIEAMPLKKIIQEVINDLKDYFIEEELFPKVTIAEDVILYSDRKWMKVVIYQLLSNAIKYGEKHSTVHINYRNGQLSIRNRGETIPKSEINRLFNLFYTGSKGRKRNEATGIGLYLVKRILVTLDHPFELTSHDQETTFTVELSKSIRTAAD from the coding sequence ATGACGTTATTTATAAAGGACCATCTCAGCTTTATTCTTTTGTATCTGATAACGTTTATCTGCTTGCCTTTTATCATTGACCAATTAGATGGTTTTGAGAATCATTATGGCTATTTTAGTTTTTTAGCTATCACTTTATTAATTAGTCTGCTTGTTATTCGCTATCTTCGTCGTAAAAAAATGTATATACAATTAAAGAAAGAAAATGTCGACCAAGCTAGTTTTCTTGTTTATCGTCCACATGCTCCAATAGAAAAAGCATATGCCAATCAGTTACAGGCATTTTCTTCTTTGCTCTTAAAAGAACAGGACGCGTATCAAGATTTTTTACAGGAGCAGCAGCTCCTTATTTCACATGCGGTGCATCAGATGAAGACGCCTATTTCTGTCATGCAATTGCTTGTTCAATCGAACCAAATAAACGACGTCAAATCGTTGGGAGAATGGCAGAAAGTAAAAGCTGAATGCGATAAAATAAACTTTTCGTTAAATCAGCTATTGTCGTATAGCCGCTCTACCCAATTACTATCTGATTTGAAAATTGAAGCGATGCCATTAAAGAAAATCATACAAGAAGTTATTAATGATTTAAAAGATTATTTTATTGAGGAAGAACTATTCCCTAAGGTGACAATAGCGGAAGACGTTATACTTTATTCAGACCGGAAGTGGATGAAAGTAGTTATCTACCAACTGCTTAGTAATGCGATTAAATATGGTGAGAAGCACTCTACTGTTCATATTAATTACAGGAATGGTCAGTTATCGATTCGTAACAGAGGGGAAACCATTCCAAAGAGCGAGATTAACCGCTTATTCAATTTGTTCTATACAGGTTCAAAAGGACGGAAAAGGAATGAAGCAACAGGAATAGGTTTATACTTAGTCAAAAGGATTTTGGTGACGCTAGATCATCCGTTTGAGTTAACGTCTCATGATCAAGAAACCACTTTTACCGTTGAACTTTCGAAAAGTATTCGTACGGCTGCCGATTGA
- a CDS encoding response regulator transcription factor has protein sequence MYRILIVEDEISITDTLKKRLGKYGYECHAIEDFKKVLDVFQEIEPHLVIMDINLPYFDGYYWSRKIRQISTCPIMILSARMSELDQIYGIENGADDFITKPFVMDVVVAKINGQIRRSYGEYAKTAERRLLHVGNTTLNLDTVRLSTPRQEEVLTVKELQLCHMFFEACPNVVTRQQLLSVIWDEEGFVEENTLTVNIKRLRKKLENVQSSLELKTIRGIGYQLMEKDT, from the coding sequence ATGTATAGAATATTAATTGTGGAGGATGAAATAAGTATTACTGATACATTAAAAAAGCGTCTTGGAAAATACGGATATGAGTGTCACGCAATAGAAGATTTTAAAAAAGTTTTGGATGTTTTTCAAGAAATAGAACCGCATTTAGTTATTATGGATATCAACCTTCCTTACTTTGATGGCTATTACTGGTCAAGAAAAATAAGGCAGATATCCACATGTCCAATTATGATTTTGTCTGCTCGCATGAGTGAACTAGACCAGATATATGGTATTGAAAATGGTGCAGATGATTTTATTACTAAGCCTTTTGTAATGGATGTCGTAGTAGCAAAAATCAATGGGCAAATTCGACGTTCCTATGGAGAGTATGCAAAAACTGCAGAACGACGACTATTACATGTGGGGAATACTACCTTAAATTTGGACACAGTACGTTTATCTACACCGAGGCAGGAGGAAGTATTGACGGTAAAAGAGCTCCAGCTTTGTCATATGTTTTTTGAGGCTTGTCCAAATGTTGTCACAAGACAGCAGCTCCTTTCTGTTATATGGGATGAAGAAGGATTTGTAGAAGAAAATACACTCACAGTGAACATCAAAAGATTGCGAAAAAAATTAGAAAATGTCCAATCCTCCTTAGAACTTAAGACGATTCGAGGAATCGGCTACCAATTAATGGAGAAAGACACATGA
- a CDS encoding DUF418 domain-containing protein, with amino-acid sequence MESKVAPTQEKERLLELDVLRGIALFGILVVNMSYFSTPALLVDILGLSKSEGLLNEIVVVIMAVAFEFKFVSLFSFLFGVGFALFLSKLQRKEVHAGSIYRRRIRFLLVVGLIHLFLFWYGDILTLYALIAFLLPFYLKKKNRTLLVWSGALLIMPLVLLSLLLLIGFDSGDSFPQVAGDMYDQALYAYSNGSAWEIFMQRLVDIAMIYQGYILMAPVILGLFLLGMYAWQSRLITNAKQHQGTMKRIRNYSFCIGFPFALLSIWAQSYVDSISSPYYVIQYIGYSVSGPALALFYVSALYVCMRSQRFRVIVAFLQPVGRMAFTNYLLQTLICTTLFYSYGLGLFGSVDPAGGFLLAVVIFTIQVFMSRYWLSRYKSGPMEWLWRKYTYKLP; translated from the coding sequence ATGGAGAGTAAAGTAGCTCCAACACAGGAGAAGGAACGTTTATTAGAGTTAGATGTACTCAGAGGAATAGCGTTGTTTGGCATACTCGTTGTAAATATGAGCTATTTTTCTACACCAGCTTTGCTTGTGGATATACTAGGTTTATCAAAATCAGAGGGTCTATTAAATGAGATTGTTGTGGTCATTATGGCGGTGGCATTTGAATTTAAATTTGTTAGTTTGTTTTCTTTTTTGTTTGGAGTTGGGTTTGCTTTGTTCCTTTCAAAACTCCAAAGGAAAGAGGTGCACGCAGGATCAATCTATAGAAGGAGGATTCGTTTTCTTCTTGTTGTTGGACTCATTCATCTCTTCCTATTTTGGTATGGAGATATTTTAACATTATATGCCCTCATCGCTTTTCTCCTACCCTTTTATTTGAAAAAGAAGAATAGGACATTGCTCGTTTGGTCGGGAGCATTATTAATCATGCCGTTGGTGTTGCTGTCTCTCTTATTGTTAATAGGTTTTGATTCAGGAGATTCCTTTCCCCAAGTAGCTGGAGATATGTATGATCAAGCTCTATACGCTTATTCGAATGGATCAGCTTGGGAGATCTTTATGCAGCGCTTAGTTGATATAGCCATGATTTATCAAGGATATATCCTAATGGCTCCTGTCATTCTTGGCCTGTTTCTACTTGGTATGTACGCATGGCAAAGTCGATTAATTACCAATGCCAAGCAACATCAAGGGACGATGAAACGAATTCGGAATTATAGCTTCTGTATTGGATTTCCCTTTGCTCTATTGTCCATTTGGGCTCAATCTTATGTCGATTCGATTAGCTCACCTTATTATGTGATTCAGTATATCGGGTATTCTGTAAGTGGGCCAGCGCTAGCTCTTTTCTATGTAAGTGCTCTCTATGTGTGTATGCGATCACAACGATTTAGGGTTATTGTTGCTTTTTTGCAGCCTGTTGGAAGGATGGCCTTTACTAACTATTTGCTTCAAACGTTGATCTGTACAACACTTTTTTACAGCTATGGACTAGGTTTATTTGGATCGGTTGATCCGGCTGGTGGCTTTTTACTTGCAGTGGTGATATTTACGATTCAAGTATTCATGAGCCGATACTGGTTAAGTCGATATAAATCTGGGCCAATGGAATGGCTGTGGAGGAAGTATACTTATAAGTTGCCATAA
- the glmS gene encoding glutamine--fructose-6-phosphate transaminase (isomerizing) — MCGIVGYVGTEDAKEILLKGLEKLEYRGYDSAGIAISNHDGIHVYKEKGRIASLRDIVDQSQSATVGIGHTRWATHGVPSQLNAHPHQSTSARYTIVHNGVIENYEHVRRDYLSDVEMVSDTDTEIIVQLVEKFANEGASTEEAFRKALSLLKGSYATALLDLEDPNTIYVGKNKSPLLVGVSDGVNVVASDAMAMIQVTNEFVEIMDEEIVIVTKDDVTIKTLAGDTVERAPYVAELDAGDIEKGTYPHYMLKEIDEQPFVIRNIITKYKDDNENIKLDENVRQAVLGADRIYIIAAGTSYHAGLVGKELIEKIAGIPVETHIASEFLYNMPLLSQKPLFIFISQSGETADSRGVLVNVKKLGHSTLTITNVPGSTLSREADYTLHTYAGPEIAVASTKAYTAQMAVLAIMAVDAARASGMEMNFDPLQELGIVANAMEIFTEQKDVLEQIARDYLSVSRNCFFIGRAADYHVCMEGALKLKEISYIQAEGFAGGELKHGTIALIEEGTPVIGLATQENVHLNLRGNMKEVVARGANPCMISMEGFQEDDDNIVIPKVHDYLTPLVSVLPLQLISYYAALHRGCDVDKPRNLAKSVTVE, encoded by the coding sequence ATGTGTGGAATTGTTGGATATGTAGGAACAGAGGATGCAAAGGAAATTCTCTTAAAAGGTCTTGAAAAATTAGAATACCGAGGCTATGACTCTGCAGGTATCGCGATCTCAAATCATGACGGCATTCACGTCTATAAAGAGAAGGGACGTATCGCGTCATTACGTGACATCGTTGATCAGTCGCAGTCAGCTACTGTCGGAATCGGACATACACGCTGGGCAACACACGGTGTGCCAAGCCAGTTGAATGCTCACCCGCACCAAAGTACAAGTGCTCGGTATACGATCGTTCATAACGGAGTGATTGAAAACTACGAACATGTGCGCAGAGATTACCTTTCTGACGTGGAGATGGTCAGTGATACGGATACAGAGATCATCGTCCAATTAGTGGAGAAATTCGCTAATGAAGGTGCTTCCACAGAAGAAGCCTTCCGCAAAGCGTTAAGCTTATTGAAAGGGTCTTATGCTACAGCTCTGTTAGACCTTGAAGATCCAAACACAATTTATGTAGGAAAAAATAAAAGTCCACTTCTTGTAGGTGTGAGTGATGGTGTGAACGTAGTAGCAAGTGATGCTATGGCGATGATCCAAGTGACGAATGAATTCGTTGAAATTATGGATGAAGAGATCGTCATCGTGACAAAAGACGATGTGACAATTAAAACACTTGCTGGTGATACCGTAGAGCGTGCTCCTTATGTTGCTGAACTAGATGCTGGTGACATTGAAAAAGGCACATACCCTCACTATATGCTCAAAGAAATTGATGAACAGCCGTTCGTTATTCGGAACATCATCACGAAATATAAAGATGATAACGAGAACATTAAGCTCGATGAAAACGTTCGTCAAGCTGTTCTAGGAGCGGACCGTATTTATATTATTGCGGCAGGTACAAGTTACCACGCAGGCCTTGTGGGTAAAGAATTAATCGAAAAGATTGCTGGTATTCCAGTTGAAACGCACATTGCTAGCGAATTTCTGTATAACATGCCGTTATTAAGTCAAAAACCACTCTTTATTTTCATTTCACAAAGCGGTGAAACAGCGGACTCCCGTGGTGTTCTCGTGAATGTGAAAAAGCTAGGCCACAGTACATTAACAATTACAAATGTTCCGGGATCAACTTTATCCCGAGAAGCAGACTACACTTTACACACGTATGCAGGTCCTGAAATTGCCGTAGCGTCAACGAAGGCGTACACAGCACAAATGGCTGTGCTTGCGATCATGGCGGTGGATGCTGCCCGTGCATCCGGTATGGAAATGAACTTCGATCCGTTGCAAGAGCTTGGTATCGTAGCGAACGCCATGGAAATCTTCACAGAACAGAAGGACGTTCTTGAACAGATTGCCCGTGATTATCTCAGCGTCTCGCGCAACTGCTTCTTTATCGGGCGTGCCGCAGACTACCATGTGTGTATGGAAGGAGCATTAAAGCTTAAAGAGATTTCATACATTCAAGCAGAAGGCTTTGCTGGTGGTGAATTAAAGCACGGGACGATTGCACTTATTGAAGAAGGCACACCAGTTATCGGTCTTGCCACGCAAGAGAATGTGCACCTTAACTTACGCGGTAACATGAAAGAGGTTGTAGCCCGTGGCGCTAACCCTTGCATGATCAGTATGGAAGGCTTCCAGGAAGACGACGACAACATCGTCATCCCGAAAGTCCACGACTACCTCACACCATTGGTGAGCGTCCTGCCATTACAGCTTATCTCTTACTATGCCGCCCTTCACAGAGGTTGCGACGTGGATAAACCACGTAACCTTGCGAAGAGTGTGACAGTGGAATAA
- a CDS encoding PTS mannitol transporter subunit IICB: protein MAQEKGSIRTRVQKFGNFLSSMIMPNIGAFIAWGLITALFIPDGWFPNESFAEMVGPMITYLLPLLIGFTGGKLVHGTRGGVVGATATMGVIVGAEIPMFIGAMIMGPLGGFVIKQLDKAIEGKIKPGFEMLINNFSAGIFGGALAILGLVGVGPLVNAFSQAAGVGVEIIVDAGLLPLASILIEPAKVLFLNNAINHGVLTPLGLEQASDVGRSILFLLETNPGPGLGILLAYMFVGKGMAKRSAPGAAIIHFFGGIHEIYFPYILMKPTLIIAAIAGGMGGVFTFNLLGAGLPASPSPGSIIAYTILIQPGNYIAVYAGVIVATVISFAVAAVILKASKNKGEEDLSEATSKMESMKGKKSSVSSTLTEGDHDEVSADTVNKIIFACDAGMGSSAMGASILRDKVKKAGLSIEVANTAISQLPDDADVVITHKDLTPRAKQKLSSAHHISVDNFLSSPEYDKLIDQLK from the coding sequence ATGGCACAAGAAAAAGGGTCAATACGTACTCGTGTTCAAAAGTTCGGTAACTTTTTAAGTAGTATGATTATGCCGAACATCGGCGCGTTCATTGCCTGGGGGTTGATTACTGCACTTTTTATTCCTGATGGCTGGTTCCCGAATGAATCGTTCGCTGAAATGGTCGGACCAATGATTACGTACTTATTACCATTATTAATCGGTTTCACAGGAGGTAAGTTAGTTCACGGTACACGTGGGGGTGTCGTAGGGGCAACAGCTACGATGGGGGTTATTGTAGGCGCAGAGATTCCTATGTTTATCGGCGCAATGATTATGGGACCACTCGGTGGTTTTGTCATTAAACAGCTCGATAAAGCGATTGAAGGCAAAATTAAGCCTGGTTTTGAAATGTTAATTAACAACTTCTCAGCTGGTATCTTCGGTGGTGCCCTTGCTATCCTCGGTCTCGTAGGTGTAGGGCCGTTAGTTAATGCTTTCAGCCAAGCGGCAGGTGTAGGGGTAGAAATAATTGTAGACGCAGGTTTATTACCGCTTGCAAGTATTCTCATTGAACCTGCGAAAGTGTTGTTCTTAAATAACGCTATCAATCACGGTGTTCTGACACCACTTGGCCTTGAACAGGCTTCTGATGTTGGACGCTCGATTCTATTCCTGTTAGAAACAAATCCGGGACCTGGTCTTGGTATTCTTCTTGCATATATGTTCGTCGGTAAAGGAATGGCAAAACGTTCTGCACCAGGCGCAGCAATTATTCACTTTTTCGGTGGGATTCATGAAATCTACTTCCCGTATATTTTAATGAAACCAACGTTAATTATCGCAGCTATTGCTGGCGGCATGGGCGGGGTATTCACGTTTAACTTGCTTGGTGCTGGATTGCCTGCCAGTCCATCTCCAGGTAGTATCATCGCTTATACTATCTTAATTCAACCTGGTAACTATATCGCAGTATATGCAGGCGTCATTGTCGCTACCGTTATCTCCTTTGCCGTTGCGGCTGTCATATTGAAAGCGAGCAAAAATAAAGGTGAAGAGGATCTATCGGAAGCAACATCAAAGATGGAATCGATGAAAGGTAAGAAAAGTTCAGTGTCTTCTACTTTAACTGAGGGTGACCATGATGAAGTTAGTGCGGACACAGTCAACAAAATTATCTTTGCTTGTGACGCTGGTATGGGGTCCAGTGCAATGGGGGCCTCCATCCTTCGCGATAAAGTAAAGAAAGCGGGTCTAAGCATTGAGGTCGCTAACACAGCCATTAGTCAATTACCTGATGATGCTGATGTGGTGATAACGCACAAGGACTTAACACCACGAGCCAAACAAAAGCTTTCTTCTGCTCATCACATTTCGGTCGATAATTTCTTGAGCAGTCCAGAATATGATAAGCTGATCGATCAGCTAAAGTGA
- a CDS encoding BglG family transcription antiterminator — protein sequence MMYVSARDRYILDKLIEQPEGVTIREIASSLQVSERTIHRDLTTFDALLRPYELTLKKKTGKGIYLQGAKEQIKQFAQDLQDSKHVDFMPEQRQVIITCKLLEAFEPTKLQSLASDLNVTVATVSNDLEKVAEWLAKYDLNLKKRRGYGIQVTGLESAKRRAISGILAENFDEADILQYIRRQLPSESAAVSQSIAGQLLGFINVEKLKQVEEAVERISRSLDYRLADSAYIALVVHLTLAIERILKGENIQMNDELMDRLKGKKEFKLAAEMAQQLEDTFSLKIPDAEVGYITMHLRGAKIRQDTAVLFTEENMDTAMIAKKLTEQVSQRVKIDLQKDLSLYQGLMAHLDPALYRLKQGMHIYNPLQDKIQQNYPELFTIVKEAFQQVLTDLPIPDEEIGFLVLHFGSAIERDNQRRTHEAVVICSSGIGSSKMIASRLQNEFPAITKVKNMSLFDLDDMKPEELDLVISTIPLVDYSVDYVQVNPFLTKEDVLKIQEYIDRQERQKTMPKQTVPSIKKELKSTHAAQSVFMKMQQSLTCTVALLEHFRLIKSTKTGSLWPSLTETMETLKEKGLITHVEAVISKLKERAKMSGLGLPNTTMALYHARSEHVFQPLFLIHELAQPVTVDAMDSRTIEMKRVLIMLGPVDMTQEETDILSSISSMIIENDDSLHLFQYGSEEDISHFISHRLMTYYQNYFNEGDS from the coding sequence ATGATGTATGTGTCTGCTAGGGACCGCTACATTTTAGATAAACTAATTGAACAACCTGAGGGAGTGACGATCCGGGAGATCGCCAGCTCCCTTCAAGTCAGTGAGCGAACCATTCACCGTGACTTAACGACGTTTGATGCGCTTCTACGCCCTTATGAATTAACGTTGAAGAAAAAAACGGGTAAAGGAATTTACCTACAAGGGGCTAAGGAACAAATTAAGCAGTTCGCTCAAGACTTACAAGATTCAAAGCATGTGGATTTCATGCCTGAACAGCGTCAGGTGATCATTACGTGTAAATTGCTAGAAGCGTTTGAGCCTACAAAGCTGCAATCCCTCGCTTCAGATCTAAATGTCACTGTGGCGACTGTTAGTAATGATTTAGAAAAAGTCGCTGAATGGCTGGCCAAGTACGATTTAAACCTAAAGAAACGGCGCGGATACGGCATCCAAGTCACTGGTCTTGAATCAGCAAAACGCCGCGCCATCAGTGGTATTCTTGCGGAAAACTTCGATGAAGCTGACATTCTCCAATATATCCGGCGACAACTGCCTTCAGAAAGTGCTGCAGTGAGTCAGTCGATCGCTGGACAATTACTTGGCTTTATAAATGTGGAGAAGTTGAAGCAAGTGGAGGAAGCGGTTGAAAGAATCAGCCGCTCTTTAGATTATCGTCTGGCAGATTCCGCATACATTGCTCTTGTTGTGCACTTAACACTCGCTATTGAACGTATTTTAAAAGGCGAAAACATTCAAATGAACGATGAGTTAATGGACCGTCTCAAAGGAAAAAAAGAATTTAAGCTTGCAGCAGAAATGGCACAGCAGCTTGAAGACACTTTTTCGTTAAAAATCCCTGATGCCGAGGTCGGGTACATTACCATGCATTTACGGGGGGCAAAGATACGGCAAGATACGGCCGTCTTGTTTACCGAAGAAAATATGGATACGGCTATGATTGCTAAAAAGCTAACGGAACAAGTTAGTCAACGGGTAAAGATAGACTTGCAGAAAGATCTGTCCCTCTATCAAGGACTGATGGCTCACTTAGACCCAGCCCTTTATCGCTTAAAACAAGGCATGCACATTTACAATCCTTTGCAGGACAAAATACAGCAAAACTATCCTGAACTTTTCACGATTGTTAAAGAAGCTTTTCAACAGGTCCTCACAGACCTTCCCATTCCCGATGAAGAAATTGGCTTTCTCGTCCTTCATTTCGGTTCAGCGATTGAACGGGATAATCAGCGGAGAACCCATGAAGCCGTGGTTATTTGCTCCAGTGGTATTGGGTCATCCAAGATGATCGCAAGTCGGTTGCAGAATGAATTTCCTGCTATTACAAAGGTTAAAAATATGTCCCTGTTTGATTTAGATGATATGAAGCCTGAAGAACTCGATTTAGTCATCTCCACCATTCCGTTAGTAGATTATTCGGTGGATTATGTCCAGGTGAACCCCTTCTTAACAAAGGAAGACGTGTTAAAAATCCAAGAGTATATCGACAGGCAAGAACGTCAAAAAACCATGCCGAAACAAACGGTGCCATCTATCAAAAAAGAATTGAAAAGCACTCATGCAGCACAGAGTGTATTTATGAAAATGCAACAAAGTCTCACCTGCACAGTGGCATTGCTAGAACATTTTAGACTTATCAAGAGCACAAAAACTGGCTCGCTCTGGCCCTCTCTTACAGAAACGATGGAGACATTAAAAGAAAAAGGCCTCATTACTCATGTCGAGGCTGTCATAAGCAAACTAAAAGAACGCGCTAAAATGTCTGGGTTAGGGCTGCCTAACACCACTATGGCCCTTTATCACGCAAGAAGTGAACACGTCTTTCAGCCACTCTTTCTCATACATGAATTGGCACAACCCGTCACCGTTGACGCAATGGATTCACGCACCATTGAGATGAAAAGGGTGCTGATTATGCTTGGTCCAGTCGATATGACGCAGGAAGAGACTGATATATTAAGTTCAATCAGCAGCATGATCATCGAAAATGATGACAGCCTTCACTTATTTCAATATGGAAGTGAAGAGGACATCTCACATTTCATCAGTCATCGGTTGATGACGTACTATCAAAATTATTTTAATGAAGGAGATTCATAA
- a CDS encoding PTS sugar transporter subunit IIA, translating into MSKPILPKENVKLSAAISTKEEAIREAGRVLVKGGYVDEAYVDKMFEREELTSTFMGNYIAIPHGTEDAKDTVLASGISILQLASPIDYGDGNQVKMIFGIAGKNNEHLDILSKIAIVCSDEANITKMVNASSEDELLSLFSEVN; encoded by the coding sequence ATGAGTAAACCAATCTTACCGAAAGAAAATGTTAAATTAAGCGCTGCTATTTCTACTAAGGAAGAAGCAATTCGTGAAGCTGGTCGCGTTCTCGTCAAAGGCGGCTATGTGGATGAAGCCTACGTGGATAAAATGTTTGAACGAGAAGAGCTCACATCTACGTTTATGGGTAATTACATTGCTATTCCACATGGAACAGAAGATGCTAAAGATACTGTTCTTGCATCAGGTATCTCCATTCTTCAGCTAGCCAGTCCCATTGATTATGGTGATGGCAATCAAGTAAAAATGATCTTTGGAATTGCTGGGAAAAACAATGAACACCTTGATATTCTTTCTAAAATTGCAATTGTGTGCTCTGATGAAGCTAATATTACTAAAATGGTGAATGCGTCCAGTGAAGATGAGCTTTTATCCTTGTTTAGCGAGGTGAATTAA